DNA from Deinobacterium chartae:
GTCCCGGCGCACGTGGTCGGAGACGGCAGACGCACGATTGCCGAACTGGTCGAGGAGGTCAACTGCGACCCCCGCCGCGGTGAGGGCCACGAGCAGGTGATGACCCGCATCGTGATCGACGACGCGGTGCACGAGGTGCTGGGCCGCTCGGGCCACACCCTACAGAGCGTTCCGGCAGCCGGTGAGGTTGTGTTTCTGCGCGCAACCGCCAACCTCTCGACCGGCGGCACCGCCATCGACCGCACCAGTGTGATCCACCCGGACAACGCGCTCGTCGCGCGCCGCGCCGCGCAGGTAATCGGCCTGGACGTGGCCGGTATCGACTTCGTGCTGCCCGACATCACCCGCTCGGTGCACGAGACCGGTGGCGGCATCGTGGAGATCAACGCCAGCCCCGGCTTCCGCATGCACCTGCAGCCCTCCGAGGGTCAGCCGCGCAACGTGGCCGCCCCGGTCATCGACACGCTGTTCCCGCGCGGCACGCCCTGCCGCATCCCGATCATCGCGGTCACCGGCACCAACGGCAAGAGCACCACCGTGCGCATGGTGGCCCACATCATGCGCCACGCCGGGTACCGGGTGGGCCTGACCACCTCGACCGGCATCTACATCGACGGCGAACGCATCGTAGCGGGCGACACCACCGGACCGCGCAGCGCCCGCACGGTGCTCAGCGACCCCTGCGTGGACCTCGCCGTGCTCGAGACCGCGCGCGGCGGCATCCTGCGCGAGGGTCTGGGCTTTGACCGCTGCGACGTGGGCGCGGTGCTGAACGTGCAAGAAGACCACCTGGGCCTGAAGGGCATCGAAACCCTCGAGGACCTCGCGCACGTGAAATCGCTGGTGGTCGAGGTGGTGCGCGACGGCGGCTGTAGCGTACTGAACGCCGACGACCCGCTGACTTTCAAGATGCGCGAGCGCGCCGGAGGCCGCGTCGCCTACTTCTCGATGCAAGGCGGCGAGACCTGCCCCGAAGCGCTGCGCGCCCACATCGTGAGCGGCGGCCTGGCCGTGCTGTGCGAACCCACCGTGCTCGGCGAGGAAATCGTGGTATACGACGGCGGCCAGCGCTACCCGGTGCTGCGCGCCCGCGACATCCCCGCCACCCTAGGCGGCATGGCGCGGGTCAACATCCTCAACGCCATGGCCGCCAGCGCCATCGCCTACGCCGCCGGAGCACCGGTTTCGGCGCTGCGCGCGGCCCTTGCCGGTTTCACCGCCTCGTTCGAGCAGAGCCCGGGCCGCATGAACCTCTACGAAGGCCATCCGTTCCGGGTTTTGCTCGACTACGCCCACAACCCCTCGGGCCTCGAGCACCTCTCGGACCTGGTGCGGCGCATCCGGCCGCCGCGCGGCCGCGTGATCGGCGTGGTCGGC
Protein-coding regions in this window:
- the cphA gene encoding cyanophycin synthetase; protein product: MRVLETQVYRGPNLYGYQPMIRFQLDLGILEEYPTDRLGDFSARLLDLLPSLYEHGCSYREPGGFARRLREGTWLGHVTEHVALELQTLVGTRVTYGKTRSVRGRPGVYNVLYTYREERVGQLAGHVALRLVQSLLPEELRGLEGHERLIPREWRERLDIPEAFDLEAELAQLRRLTRRHTLGPTTASLVEEAERRGIPTLRLDDDSLVQLGYGRHQQRVRASITSKTSYLAVEAAGDKSLTRKLLDGAGIPVPQGVVVRSPEEALREAERLGYPVVTKPLDGNHGRGVTVDLRSPEQVERGFRAAREHGREVIVERFFVGRDYRVLVVGGRVVAVAERVPAHVVGDGRRTIAELVEEVNCDPRRGEGHEQVMTRIVIDDAVHEVLGRSGHTLQSVPAAGEVVFLRATANLSTGGTAIDRTSVIHPDNALVARRAAQVIGLDVAGIDFVLPDITRSVHETGGGIVEINASPGFRMHLQPSEGQPRNVAAPVIDTLFPRGTPCRIPIIAVTGTNGKSTTVRMVAHIMRHAGYRVGLTTSTGIYIDGERIVAGDTTGPRSARTVLSDPCVDLAVLETARGGILREGLGFDRCDVGAVLNVQEDHLGLKGIETLEDLAHVKSLVVEVVRDGGCSVLNADDPLTFKMRERAGGRVAYFSMQGGETCPEALRAHIVSGGLAVLCEPTVLGEEIVVYDGGQRYPVLRARDIPATLGGMARVNILNAMAASAIAYAAGAPVSALRAALAGFTASFEQSPGRMNLYEGHPFRVLLDYAHNPSGLEHLSDLVRRIRPPRGRVIGVVGVAGDRRDKDILQMGALAAQAFDELILREDDERRGRPPGEGARLLAEGARSAGFPEEHMHTVLEESRAVDTAMRLARPGDLVVVMVTEVEAIWQQIRDFDASHTLAEPPLETAPAEARHA